The following nucleotide sequence is from Alteromonas sp. V450.
TGGACGTAAGGGTTATTCGGGTTTAAGTTAATACCTGTTTGTACTCAAATCAAAAAATCACAACCAAGAAAAAAGACCAATATGCAGCATATTTTATACCTTCACGGCTTTCTCAGTTCGCCAAAATCGATAAAGGCGCAGGCCACAAAAGCGTATTTTGAGCAGCACCACTCAAACGTCACCTTACATATTCCAGAGTTGTCTAACTTCCCCAGTAAAGTGGAAGCGCAGCTAATTACACTTATTGAGACTACCCCAGCACTGCGTGAAAATGGGCTGAAACTTATTGGTAGCTCAATGGGAGGGTATCTCTCTACGTATTTGCTTGAAAAGTTTGGTGGCAAAGCTGTGTTAATTAACCCTGCGGTGCGACCCTACGAGCTTTTGCAGGGCTTTATCGGTGCTCATGAAAACCCTTACAGCAAAGAAAAGTTTGAAATAGTAGAAAGTGATATGGGGGTAATCCAAGCATTAGAAGCTTCCTCAATTAAAACGCCAGGCAATTACAAAGTGCTGCTTCAGACCGAGGATGAAACACTGGATTACCGCTTGGCTGCAGAGAAATACGCACAAAGTCATTTGGTTATTGAAGAAGGCGGCGATCACAGCTTTGTAGGTTACGAAAATCACTTGCCTGCTATTGCCGAGTTTTTGCTTAAATAAGCGCATTGCCAGTCTGTACTCGCCCTGCTAACATCAAACGTATGTTGTGTGGCGCTATGCTTACTGAAGTTACTATAGCTATCCTTAGTGCCACGTACCTCTTTCTTTGTCGCTGGCTTAAATAACAACCATAACTATGTCAAATCAATACAATTCAGATGCTATCGAGGTTTTAAACGGCCTTGACCCCGTAAAACGCCGCCCTGGTATGTACACCGACACCACCCGCCCAAATCACTTGGGGCAGGAAGTCATCGATAACAGTGTGGATGAAGCGCTTGCCGGGCACGCCTCTAACATCAAAGTAATTTTGCATGAAGACCAATCGTTAGAAGTTATCGACGATGGTCGTGGTATGCCGGTAGATATTCACCCTGAAGAGGGAATATCGGGCGTTGAGCTTATTCTCTGTAAACTTCACGCGGGTGGTAAGTTTTCAAATAAAAACTATGCCTTCTCTGGTGGTCTTCACGGAGTGGGGATCTCGGTAGTTAACGCGCTTTCAACGCGCGTGGAAGTAACGATTCGACGAGACAGTAACGTATATCAAATTGCCTTTGAAAACGGCGACAAAGTTGAAGACCTACACGTTATTGATACCTGCGGAAAGCGCAATACAGGAACTCGCGTTCATTTCTGGCCTGACCCGCAATACTTCGACTCGGCAAAATTCTCCGCCAGCCGACTTGTACACAACTTGCGTGCAAAAGCGGTGTTAAGCCCAGGCCTGCGCATTCGCTTCGACAATAAGATCACCAAAGAAAGCCAAGAGTGGTATTACGAAGACGGGCTTAAAGACTACCTCTATCAAGCGGTAGAGGAGTTTGAAACCTTACCATCTGATGCGCCATTTGTAGGTACATTCAGCGGCAACACAGAAGCCGCCGATTGGGCCGTAATGTGGTTGCCTGAAGGTGGTGATTTGGTAACGGAAAGCTACGTTAACCTTATTCCTACAGCGCAAGGCGGAACACACGTTAACGGGCTGCGCCAAGGCTTACTAGAGTCAATGCGCGAATTCTGCGAATTTAGAAACTTAATGCCCCGTGGCGTTAAGTTATCGCCTGATGACATTTGGGACCGCTGTGCCTATATCCTGTCGACTAAGATGCAGGACCCGCAGTTTGCCGGGCAGACTAAAGAACGCCTGTCTTCACGTCAGGCCAGTGCGTTTGTATCAGGCGTGGTGAAAGACGCATTCAGCCTTTGGCTAAACCAGCATACGGAAATTGCCGAAGCCCTTGCTGAAATGTGTATCAACAATGCACAGCGCC
It contains:
- a CDS encoding YqiA/YcfP family alpha/beta fold hydrolase, yielding MQHILYLHGFLSSPKSIKAQATKAYFEQHHSNVTLHIPELSNFPSKVEAQLITLIETTPALRENGLKLIGSSMGGYLSTYLLEKFGGKAVLINPAVRPYELLQGFIGAHENPYSKEKFEIVESDMGVIQALEASSIKTPGNYKVLLQTEDETLDYRLAAEKYAQSHLVIEEGGDHSFVGYENHLPAIAEFLLK
- the parE gene encoding DNA topoisomerase IV subunit B, with product MSNQYNSDAIEVLNGLDPVKRRPGMYTDTTRPNHLGQEVIDNSVDEALAGHASNIKVILHEDQSLEVIDDGRGMPVDIHPEEGISGVELILCKLHAGGKFSNKNYAFSGGLHGVGISVVNALSTRVEVTIRRDSNVYQIAFENGDKVEDLHVIDTCGKRNTGTRVHFWPDPQYFDSAKFSASRLVHNLRAKAVLSPGLRIRFDNKITKESQEWYYEDGLKDYLYQAVEEFETLPSDAPFVGTFSGNTEAADWAVMWLPEGGDLVTESYVNLIPTAQGGTHVNGLRQGLLESMREFCEFRNLMPRGVKLSPDDIWDRCAYILSTKMQDPQFAGQTKERLSSRQASAFVSGVVKDAFSLWLNQHTEIAEALAEMCINNAQRRLRQTKKVARKKVTQGPALPGKLTDCSSQDISYSELFLVEGDSAGGSAKQARDREFQAIMPLRGKILNSWEVDSSQVLASQEIHDISVALGIDPDSADLSGLRYGKICILADADSDGLHIATLLCALFVRHFRTLVEQGHVYVAMPPLFRIDVGKEVYYALDEGEKQGILDRIEAEKKRGKVNVQRFKGLGEMNPLQLRETTMDPNTRRLVQLTIEDAEEMMELMDMLLAKKRSGDRKTWLESKGNMAEVAL